A single region of the Gracilibacillus caseinilyticus genome encodes:
- the pta gene encoding phosphate acetyltransferase — MSDLFTDIKSRLQGNARKIVFPEGLDERILTAASKLKEDQFVEPVLVGIQEKIEQKAKELSIAIDGVEIIDPSTYPAFDEMVAAFVERRKGKATEEDARKILLDENYFGTMLVYMGNADGLVSGAAHSTADTVRPALQIIKTKAGVKKTSGVFVMVREEEKYVFADCAINISPDSQDLAEIAIGSAETAKLFNIDPRVAMLSFSTKGSAKSDETEKVAEAVKVAKEMAPDVTLDGEFQFDAAFVPSVAEKKAPGSVLKGDANVFVFPSLEAGNIGYKIAQRLGGLDAVGPILQGLNQPVNDLSRGCSSEDAYKLALITAAQALDASEAK, encoded by the coding sequence ATGAGTGATTTATTTACAGATATTAAAAGCAGATTGCAAGGAAATGCTAGAAAAATCGTTTTCCCTGAAGGGTTAGATGAACGAATTTTAACAGCTGCAAGTAAGTTGAAGGAAGACCAATTTGTAGAACCTGTACTAGTCGGAATTCAAGAAAAAATAGAACAGAAAGCAAAAGAATTATCAATTGCTATCGATGGAGTAGAAATTATCGATCCAAGCACATATCCTGCATTTGACGAAATGGTAGCAGCTTTTGTTGAACGAAGAAAAGGAAAAGCAACTGAAGAAGATGCCCGCAAGATTCTATTAGATGAAAACTATTTCGGTACGATGCTTGTTTATATGGGCAACGCAGACGGACTTGTAAGTGGTGCGGCACACTCTACAGCGGACACAGTACGTCCTGCCTTACAAATCATCAAAACAAAAGCCGGTGTCAAAAAGACTTCCGGTGTGTTCGTGATGGTACGTGAGGAAGAGAAATACGTATTCGCAGATTGTGCGATTAACATTTCACCTGACAGCCAGGATCTTGCTGAGATTGCCATTGGCAGTGCAGAAACAGCGAAGCTTTTCAATATCGATCCTCGTGTAGCAATGCTAAGTTTCTCCACTAAAGGATCAGCGAAATCAGATGAAACAGAAAAAGTGGCAGAAGCAGTAAAAGTAGCGAAAGAAATGGCACCAGATGTAACGTTAGATGGCGAGTTCCAATTCGACGCAGCATTCGTCCCGTCTGTAGCAGAGAAAAAAGCACCAGGCTCTGTCCTGAAAGGGGACGCCAACGTATTCGTATTCCCAAGCTTAGAAGCAGGAAACATCGGCTACAAAATTGCCCAACGCCTAGGCGGACTCGACGCAGTTGGCCCAATCCTGCAAGGCTTAAACCAGCCAGTAAATGATCTATCACGCGGCTGCAGCAGTGAAGATGCATATAAATTAGCATTAATCACAGCAGCACAAGCACTAGATGCCTCTGAGGCGAAATAA
- a CDS encoding NERD domain-containing protein: MIPESSIIWQQYQALSELLPPDQPGYFQIAEQFRRHDIGQASEDSLAFYLQQTHIPLDLCIKRLRLEHHVPFQLDWLILTEAFRVIFEVKGHTGEIYFDAKSHQLVRESETKRKYLTTRSCRLTASMPI; encoded by the coding sequence TTGATTCCAGAATCCTCGATCATTTGGCAGCAATACCAGGCACTCTCCGAATTGCTACCTCCTGATCAACCCGGATATTTTCAGATCGCAGAACAATTCAGACGGCATGACATCGGTCAAGCCAGTGAAGACAGCCTCGCATTTTACCTCCAGCAAACACACATTCCACTCGATCTCTGTATAAAAAGACTTCGCCTCGAACATCACGTTCCCTTTCAATTAGATTGGTTGATCTTAACAGAAGCATTTCGCGTTATTTTCGAAGTGAAAGGTCACACTGGAGAAATTTATTTTGATGCCAAATCCCATCAGCTTGTGCGCGAATCAGAGACGAAAAGGAAGTATTTGACGACCCGATCTTGCAGGTTGACCGCCAGTATGCCAATTTGA
- a CDS encoding TetR/AcrR family transcriptional regulator, with amino-acid sequence MRTFFSDYQIDQLPTYRFAVFTNPNVILKLHDYTEYERILTVQEVPIILERLANKHTSKISYQQNKQIRSFLISRHQERFSVILEKHQIMWEDLKKGVPCPDCSRRSMIRERMRWQCTYCGTRSTDAHTKLLFKLALLTNNRLTKAMVQDFLQIPTADATRKLIARAGYHKAGVRKGAIYYHPGIPASGHKAQASGHKTSKSGHKKQKKWPLNHQKWP; translated from the coding sequence TTGAGAACTTTTTTCAGTGATTACCAAATTGATCAACTACCAACCTACCGCTTTGCAGTCTTTACGAACCCCAACGTTATTCTCAAGCTTCATGATTATACTGAGTATGAAAGAATCCTTACCGTCCAAGAAGTTCCAATTATTTTAGAGCGATTAGCAAATAAGCATACCTCTAAAATCTCTTATCAACAAAATAAACAGATTCGATCCTTCCTAATCTCTCGCCATCAAGAACGATTTAGCGTGATACTAGAAAAACATCAGATTATGTGGGAAGATTTAAAGAAAGGAGTTCCTTGTCCGGATTGCAGCAGGCGTTCGATGATACGAGAAAGAATGCGCTGGCAATGCACGTACTGTGGAACGCGCAGTACGGATGCGCACACAAAGCTTCTCTTTAAGCTCGCCTTACTTACGAATAACCGTCTGACTAAAGCAATGGTGCAAGACTTTTTACAAATCCCAACTGCGGATGCGACAAGAAAGTTAATCGCTCGAGCAGGCTATCATAAGGCAGGAGTAAGAAAAGGTGCTATCTATTATCATCCAGGAATTCCAGCAAGTGGCCATAAAGCACAAGCAAGTGGCCATAAAACTAGTAAAAGTGGCCATAAAAAACAAAAAAAGTGGCCATTAAATCATCAAAAGTGGCCATAA
- the menC gene encoding o-succinylbenzoate synthase, which yields MITIEKCIIHRFKMPLKHPFTNSSTTITEKDIIITELIDREGRSGFGESVAFDAPWYTEETTDTVAVMIENHLWPLIRHRTFSHPADIPFHTVHRNHMAKTAIEGAVWDLYAKQQQQPLYKIIGGQTNTIPVGAAIGLQPSDGLLLTKMEQAIREGYQRIKLKIKPGHDLTLLEKVRSHFPDVQIMVDANSAYTLHDIDHLKKFDDYNLMMIEQPLAHNDFVDHARLQEQLQTPICLDESIHTMADVQTAIQLKSCQIISMKLGKVGGFTNAMRIHDYCQQHDIPVWCGGMFEAGVGRAQSLALATLPNFQYPADPGASARYWRQDIITPEVKVENGCVTLPDQPGIGYQVQLPKSDQKVLT from the coding sequence ATGATTACAATCGAAAAATGCATCATACATCGCTTCAAGATGCCGTTGAAGCATCCATTTACGAACAGCAGCACAACGATAACGGAAAAAGATATTATCATTACGGAATTAATCGATCGTGAAGGGCGCAGCGGCTTTGGCGAGTCGGTTGCCTTTGATGCGCCTTGGTATACAGAAGAGACGACGGACACGGTAGCAGTCATGATCGAAAACCATCTGTGGCCACTGATCAGGCATCGAACATTTTCACACCCGGCAGATATTCCGTTCCACACGGTTCACAGAAATCACATGGCGAAAACAGCCATCGAGGGAGCCGTTTGGGATTTATACGCCAAGCAGCAGCAACAACCACTCTACAAAATCATTGGCGGGCAAACGAATACAATTCCGGTCGGAGCGGCGATTGGACTGCAGCCGAGCGATGGCCTTTTGCTAACCAAAATGGAACAAGCTATAAGAGAGGGCTATCAACGGATTAAATTAAAAATAAAGCCAGGGCATGACCTCACATTACTGGAAAAAGTACGCAGCCATTTTCCAGATGTACAGATAATGGTGGATGCTAATTCGGCTTACACCTTACATGATATCGATCATCTCAAAAAGTTTGATGATTATAACTTAATGATGATCGAACAGCCGCTGGCGCACAACGATTTCGTCGATCACGCCCGGCTGCAGGAGCAATTGCAAACGCCGATTTGCCTGGACGAGAGCATTCATACGATGGCGGATGTCCAAACGGCGATCCAGCTAAAAAGCTGCCAGATCATCAGCATGAAACTAGGAAAAGTAGGCGGCTTCACCAATGCGATGCGCATCCACGATTACTGTCAGCAACATGACATACCAGTCTGGTGCGGCGGCATGTTCGAAGCCGGGGTAGGGCGTGCACAATCATTGGCATTGGCGACACTTCCGAACTTTCAATACCCGGCAGATCCCGGTGCATCCGCCCGCTATTGGCGTCAGGACATCATCACACCGGAGGTAAAAGTAGAAAACGGCTGCGTCACGTTACCAGACCAGCCCGGAATCGGCTATCAGGTCCAGCTTCCAAAATCGGATCAAAAGGTACTCACTTGA
- a CDS encoding lipoate--protein ligase family protein, whose protein sequence is MKDWKQFFLDKQIRVVDHRDPEALGTAMASFAADDALCESIGRTENDIACRFWVHDKTVVLGILDSRLPAIREAIDFLEAAGYDVVVRNSGGLAVVLDEDVLNFSFILPDLQEMGIHSGYQLMTAFVQDMYRDLTDEIEAFEVVGSYCPGDYDLSIRGKKFAGISQRRVKKGIAVQIYLCVRGSGAERAALIRDFYQKGHAVDSERFTYPVVEPETMMSLAELTSEALTVEDSIERVLGLLGDTEWRDLAGSELEVFEERMKQMVDRNQKVLK, encoded by the coding sequence ATGAAAGATTGGAAGCAATTTTTTTTAGATAAACAAATACGAGTGGTCGATCACCGTGATCCGGAAGCGCTTGGAACGGCGATGGCATCCTTTGCCGCTGACGATGCATTATGTGAATCGATCGGTCGGACAGAGAATGATATTGCCTGCCGCTTCTGGGTCCATGATAAAACCGTGGTGCTCGGAATTTTGGACAGTCGTCTTCCTGCAATTCGTGAGGCTATCGATTTTTTGGAAGCTGCAGGCTATGATGTCGTCGTCCGCAATTCAGGTGGACTCGCAGTTGTGCTGGATGAGGATGTGCTGAACTTCTCTTTTATTTTGCCAGATTTACAGGAGATGGGTATTCACTCCGGTTATCAGCTGATGACGGCATTCGTACAGGATATGTATCGAGATCTGACAGATGAGATTGAAGCCTTTGAAGTAGTTGGTTCTTATTGTCCCGGTGATTACGATTTAAGTATTCGCGGCAAAAAATTTGCAGGGATCTCCCAGCGCCGGGTTAAAAAAGGAATCGCGGTGCAAATTTATTTATGCGTGCGCGGCAGCGGGGCTGAGCGTGCAGCATTGATCCGTGATTTTTATCAAAAAGGACATGCCGTTGATTCGGAGCGTTTTACTTATCCTGTGGTGGAGCCGGAAACGATGATGTCTTTAGCTGAATTAACTAGTGAGGCATTGACGGTGGAGGATAGTATCGAGCGTGTATTAGGACTGTTGGGTGACACGGAATGGCGTGATCTAGCAGGTTCGGAGCTCGAAGTGTTTGAAGAGCGGATGAAACAGATGGTTGATCGGAATCAAAAAGTACTCAAGTGA
- a CDS encoding TrkH family potassium uptake protein: MKRKYINLKPSQLLIFIFAICIIIGTILLRLPIATTASITWLDALFTATSAMTVTGLIVVDTPVAFTIFGEIVIALLIQLGGLGIMSFAVLIYIMLGKRIGIKERLIIQQALNQTSIGGIIKLVRNLFIFSLTIEMIAMFFLAIKWVPDLGWGKGLYFSFFHAISAFNNAGFSLWSDSLMGYVGDPITNIVISGLFIIGGIGFTVLSDIWYKKKFQKLSLHSKLMIAGTFIINIVAMFIIFILEYNNLNSLGGLPTLSDKLWASYFQATSPRTAGFNTLDIGSLEEPTLFFMLLLMFIGAGSASTGGGIKLTTFIVIILAVFTFLQGKKEITIAERSISQIYILRSLAIATMGVFFIFSAIFLLSITEQAPFMTILFEVISAFGTVGLSIGLTGSLSMIGKIIIILIMFIGKLGPLTLAFSLASSKEEKIKYPHEGVLTG; the protein is encoded by the coding sequence ATGAAACGAAAATATATTAACCTAAAGCCATCTCAATTGTTAATTTTTATTTTTGCCATTTGCATAATAATAGGAACCATTTTATTAAGACTCCCAATCGCAACTACAGCATCCATCACTTGGTTAGATGCCTTATTCACGGCGACCTCCGCCATGACCGTAACGGGCTTAATCGTTGTGGATACCCCTGTAGCATTTACTATTTTTGGAGAAATTGTTATTGCACTCTTGATCCAACTTGGTGGATTAGGAATAATGTCATTTGCCGTTCTCATCTATATTATGTTAGGAAAAAGAATTGGCATTAAAGAAAGACTTATTATTCAACAAGCTTTAAATCAGACCTCAATAGGGGGAATTATCAAGTTAGTACGTAATTTGTTTATCTTTTCTCTCACAATCGAAATGATTGCGATGTTTTTTCTAGCAATTAAATGGGTACCTGATTTAGGATGGGGAAAAGGTTTGTATTTTAGCTTCTTTCATGCTATCTCAGCATTTAATAATGCGGGATTTTCTCTATGGTCTGATAGTCTGATGGGATATGTTGGCGACCCAATTACAAACATTGTCATTTCAGGACTTTTTATTATTGGAGGGATCGGTTTTACTGTACTTTCAGATATATGGTACAAAAAGAAATTTCAGAAACTATCTCTTCATTCCAAATTAATGATTGCAGGAACTTTCATAATAAACATCGTGGCTATGTTTATTATTTTTATATTAGAATACAATAACCTAAATTCATTGGGAGGTTTGCCTACTTTATCAGATAAACTATGGGCCTCCTACTTTCAAGCCACTTCACCAAGAACAGCTGGTTTTAATACATTAGATATCGGAAGCTTAGAAGAACCTACCTTGTTTTTCATGCTTCTACTCATGTTTATTGGAGCCGGTAGTGCTTCAACTGGCGGCGGTATAAAATTAACAACCTTTATAGTTATAATATTAGCTGTTTTTACCTTTTTACAAGGTAAAAAAGAAATAACAATTGCAGAGAGATCGATTAGTCAAATTTATATCTTACGATCTTTAGCTATTGCAACAATGGGGGTATTTTTTATTTTTTCCGCCATCTTTTTATTAAGTATTACAGAACAAGCACCTTTTATGACAATATTATTCGAAGTTATTTCTGCATTTGGAACAGTAGGGCTCTCTATTGGTTTAACCGGATCTCTCTCTATGATAGGTAAGATTATCATTATTTTGATTATGTTTATCGGTAAACTTGGCCCACTGACATTAGCTTTTTCATTGGCCAGTTCTAAGGAAGAAAAAATAAAATATCCTCACGAAGGAGTATTAACTGGATAA
- a CDS encoding potassium channel family protein codes for MKKHYAVFGLGQFGGSLVKSFSSMNNVEVLAVDINPAKVDEYSKIATHSVRSNGIDENSLKEIGVRNVDHAFVSFGENIEASILTSLLLKEMGIPKVWAKAQNNYHHKVLSKIGVDRVMHPEREMARRIAQHVTNDNMIDFIELSKDHSIVEILAFDRLYNKSLTDLDIRDKYGCNIIGIQRNDETIISPSADETIYKNDVLIIIGRNKDIERFEKHRRQK; via the coding sequence ATGAAAAAGCACTATGCAGTTTTTGGGTTAGGACAATTCGGAGGAAGTCTTGTAAAGTCATTCTCAAGTATGAATAATGTAGAAGTACTAGCTGTTGATATTAATCCTGCTAAAGTGGATGAATACAGCAAAATAGCGACGCACTCTGTACGATCAAATGGTATTGATGAAAATTCATTGAAAGAAATAGGAGTTCGAAATGTAGATCATGCCTTTGTTTCATTTGGCGAAAATATTGAAGCTAGCATTTTAACCTCTTTACTCTTAAAAGAAATGGGAATACCTAAAGTATGGGCCAAGGCACAAAATAATTATCATCATAAAGTACTAAGTAAAATAGGCGTAGATCGTGTTATGCATCCAGAGAGAGAAATGGCAAGGCGTATAGCACAACACGTAACCAATGACAATATGATTGATTTCATTGAACTTTCCAAAGACCATAGTATCGTGGAAATTTTAGCATTTGACAGATTATATAATAAGTCATTAACAGACTTAGATATCCGGGACAAGTATGGATGCAACATTATCGGTATTCAACGAAATGATGAAACCATTATCTCACCATCCGCTGATGAAACGATCTATAAAAACGATGTATTAATTATCATCGGTCGTAATAAAGATATTGAACGTTTTGAAAAACATAGGAGACAGAAATGA
- a CDS encoding cation transporter dimerization domain-containing protein, with amino-acid sequence MQVYSNQDIKEAHDLSTRVENQLIEKHDIFDVHVRIEPKY; translated from the coding sequence ATGCAAGTATATTCTAATCAAGATATCAAAGAAGCTCATGATCTTTCAACCAGAGTAGAAAACCAATTGATAGAAAAACACGATATATTTGATGTTCATGTTCGCATTGAACCAAAATATTAG
- a CDS encoding ferritin-like domain-containing protein — protein sequence MYSNYQYLNYENYRVMNDDNKFIADLQKAINAEYSAISCYGMLAKMAPNSTQINRILEIQNDEKRHLQAFAEIYIRLTGQQPTYNITEECPTNYRDGIEFAFNDEQGAVDFYLDMADRAQEEKIKQSFQRAAADEQNHAVWFLYFINK from the coding sequence ATGTACTCAAATTATCAATATTTAAATTATGAAAACTACCGCGTCATGAATGATGATAATAAATTCATCGCAGACCTGCAAAAAGCAATTAATGCTGAATATAGTGCTATTTCATGTTACGGTATGCTAGCGAAAATGGCACCGAACTCTACACAAATAAATAGAATCTTAGAGATACAAAATGATGAAAAAAGACATCTTCAGGCATTTGCAGAAATTTATATTCGTTTAACAGGACAGCAACCCACCTATAATATAACGGAGGAATGTCCAACTAATTATCGTGATGGAATAGAATTTGCTTTTAATGATGAACAGGGGGCTGTGGACTTTTATTTAGATATGGCCGATCGTGCTCAAGAGGAGAAGATTAAACAATCTTTTCAACGTGCTGCAGCTGACGAGCAAAACCATGCTGTTTGGTTTCTATATTTTATAAATAAATAG
- a CDS encoding HD domain-containing protein, with the protein MAYKDDQLHEEKVFKDPVHRYVHVRDRVIWDLIGTKEFQRLRRIKQLGTSFFTFHGAEHSRFNHSLGVYEIVRRILINFADRPKWNHEERLLCLCAALLHDLGHGPFSHSFEKVFRLDHEEFTRAIILGDTEVNHVLKRVSKDFPQKVADVINKTYHDKLVVSLISSQIDADRMDYLQRDAYFTGVSYGHFDMERILRVMRPVEDQVVIKESGMHAVEDYIMSRYQMYWQVYFHPVTRSAEVILTKILHRVKQLFEEGYTFKVEPTPFESFFKEQVSLEDYIRLDEAFVLYYFQMWAEEDDPILSDLAYRFVNRRLFKYVEFNPNLQMNEWMQLYQLFQAIDLDPDYYLVVDSSSDLPYDFYRPGEEEERLPIHLLLPNQELRELSRQSDIVEAISGKKRTDHKLYYPKDLIEQLPDDRPEKAKIKEILN; encoded by the coding sequence ATGGCTTATAAAGATGACCAGTTACACGAGGAGAAAGTATTTAAAGATCCTGTTCACCGGTACGTGCACGTGCGGGACCGCGTGATCTGGGATTTGATCGGCACGAAAGAATTTCAACGGTTAAGACGAATCAAGCAGCTTGGCACATCGTTTTTCACTTTCCACGGTGCAGAACATAGTCGCTTCAATCATTCACTGGGTGTCTATGAAATTGTACGTCGCATCTTAATTAATTTTGCGGACAGGCCTAAATGGAATCATGAAGAGCGCTTGCTGTGCCTGTGTGCCGCTTTGCTGCATGATCTGGGACATGGACCGTTTTCCCACTCATTTGAAAAAGTGTTCCGCCTCGATCATGAGGAATTCACAAGAGCAATTATTTTAGGTGATACCGAAGTCAATCACGTTTTAAAAAGAGTAAGCAAAGATTTCCCACAAAAAGTTGCAGATGTTATTAACAAAACCTATCATGATAAATTGGTTGTCAGCCTGATTTCCAGTCAGATTGATGCGGACCGGATGGATTACTTGCAGCGTGATGCCTATTTTACTGGGGTTAGCTACGGCCATTTTGATATGGAACGAATCCTCCGTGTCATGCGCCCGGTCGAAGATCAAGTCGTAATCAAGGAATCCGGGATGCATGCGGTCGAGGACTATATCATGAGCCGGTATCAGATGTATTGGCAGGTTTATTTTCACCCGGTTACTCGCAGCGCTGAAGTAATCTTGACGAAAATCCTGCATCGCGTCAAACAGTTATTTGAAGAGGGGTATACGTTCAAAGTAGAGCCTACGCCGTTTGAGTCTTTTTTTAAAGAACAGGTTTCCTTGGAAGATTACATTCGTCTGGATGAAGCATTTGTTCTTTATTATTTCCAAATGTGGGCCGAAGAAGACGATCCGATTTTAAGTGATCTCGCTTACCGTTTTGTCAACAGGCGTTTATTTAAATATGTCGAATTTAATCCGAATTTACAAATGAATGAATGGATGCAGTTATACCAACTGTTTCAGGCAATCGACCTTGATCCTGACTATTATTTGGTAGTTGATTCTTCTTCCGATTTGCCGTATGATTTTTATCGTCCAGGTGAAGAGGAGGAACGTCTGCCGATTCATCTATTATTACCAAATCAAGAATTACGAGAATTGTCCCGTCAGTCTGATATTGTCGAGGCCATATCAGGTAAAAAAAGGACAGACCATAAATTATATTATCCAAAAGATCTAATCGAACAATTACCGGATGATCGACCGGAAAAGGCGAAAATCAAAGAGATATTAAACTGA
- a CDS encoding YwgA family protein, translated as MLDNHAKLVKVIAASEGIVGRKKLQKIIYIMKKLGLPFEEKYTFYFYGPYSEELSLRIEELTNLGFVSEVKEKKSNYYQYRYQVTEQGEDFLKHSNTELPPEISIAKQMKEQSSRFLELVSTMLYFDHLPKQEIEQKVQEVKAKSNYTSEDIEQAWDYINSIKK; from the coding sequence TTGTTAGATAACCATGCAAAGCTTGTTAAAGTAATCGCAGCATCGGAAGGAATTGTCGGTCGGAAGAAACTGCAGAAAATCATTTATATTATGAAAAAGTTAGGGCTGCCATTTGAGGAGAAATATACCTTTTATTTCTACGGACCCTACTCAGAAGAACTAAGCTTACGAATCGAGGAGTTAACGAATCTTGGATTTGTATCAGAGGTAAAAGAAAAGAAGAGCAATTATTATCAATATCGTTATCAAGTAACGGAACAAGGTGAAGATTTTCTTAAACATTCCAACACAGAACTGCCCCCGGAGATTTCGATAGCAAAGCAAATGAAAGAACAGAGTTCCCGTTTCTTAGAGCTCGTTTCCACCATGCTTTATTTTGATCACTTACCAAAGCAGGAAATTGAACAAAAGGTGCAGGAAGTCAAAGCAAAATCGAACTACACATCAGAAGATATCGAACAAGCTTGGGACTATATTAACAGCATTAAAAAATAA
- a CDS encoding 2-hydroxymuconate tautomerase produces the protein MPYVTVQMLEGRTDEQRKALIEKVTDAVVETTGATREKVVVFVEDIDKRNYGVGGKRLVD, from the coding sequence ATGCCATATGTCACAGTACAAATGCTAGAAGGAAGAACAGATGAACAACGCAAAGCATTAATCGAAAAAGTAACCGACGCCGTCGTCGAAACAACCGGCGCGACCCGCGAGAAGGTTGTCGTATTCGTAGAGGATATTGATAAGCGTAATTATGGTGTTGGCGGTAAGCGTCTGGTTGATTGA
- a CDS encoding YwhD family protein, giving the protein MSEEKKKKSNAFTIMKDDSTDGHGGYGVGSVSLENISPVIIDPNEDRAFVDMGAMHARSEVERRVKFLKDRNEVPNGKLYWIVWVTVERGENGPYFHGVTGCEILVDRSIKRAYKSMPEHVNHMDKSMKGHVIVEHMDEKSQKLLGDFLREFDADMWKNSSDELKQALPK; this is encoded by the coding sequence ATGAGTGAAGAGAAGAAAAAGAAATCCAATGCGTTTACGATCATGAAGGACGATTCGACGGATGGTCATGGTGGATACGGTGTTGGTTCGGTTAGTTTAGAAAATATTTCTCCTGTTATCATTGATCCGAATGAAGATCGTGCATTTGTCGATATGGGGGCGATGCATGCCAGAAGTGAAGTCGAGCGCAGGGTGAAATTTTTAAAAGATAGAAACGAAGTACCGAATGGCAAATTGTATTGGATTGTATGGGTTACGGTAGAGCGTGGAGAGAACGGTCCGTACTTTCATGGGGTGACCGGCTGCGAAATCCTGGTAGACCGTTCGATTAAACGTGCCTATAAATCGATGCCGGAGCATGTGAATCACATGGACAAATCGATGAAAGGTCATGTCATCGTGGAACATATGGACGAAAAATCGCAAAAATTATTAGGCGATTTTCTGCGTGAATTCGATGCCGATATGTGGAAAAATTCATCTGATGAATTAAAGCAGGCATTACCGAAATAA